DNA sequence from the Hyalangium ruber genome:
CCTCATCCACCGGGCGACGCTGGCGGTGGCGCGGAAGATCGAGGAATTGCAGGCGGGCACGGCGCCCGCGAGGAGCAGGGCATGAGCTGCACGTTCGAGGAAGACCTGACCGCCTATATCGACGGCGAGCTGCCCGCGGCGCGTCGGGAGGAGCTCCAGGTACACCTGGGCACGTGCGCGGAGTGCCAGCGCACGGAGGCGCTGCTGCGGACCACCGTGGCCCGCATGGCGGAGCTGCCCGAGCCGGTGCTCTCGACGAACACCCGGAGGGCGGTGCTGGCGAAGGTGGACGCGCTGCCACCTCCATTGAAGGAGCGGCTGCTGGCGCTCCTGCGTCCGCCGGTGCTGGTGCCCTCGCTGGGGCTGGCGGCGGCGCTGGCGCTGGTGGTCTACGCCAGCCGCGACACGCAGGGCGTGGACGTGCCGGACGCGGGGACGCTGGAGCTGGCGGCGAACATGGAGCTGATGGAGGACTACGACGTCGTGGGCCTGGACAGCTTCGAGGACCTGGAGGTCGTCGAGAACCTCCACGAGCTGGAGGTGCAGTGATGAAGCGCACGGGGGCAATCATCGCCGTGGTGGTGGCGCTGCTGGCGGGGACGCCGGGCCAGGCGCAGGAGACGGACAAGCAGCGGACAGCCGCCGAGCGCTTCGAGAAGCTGTCGCCCGAGCAGAAGGAGGCGCTGCGCGCGAAGCTGCGCGAGTTCAAGGCGATGCCCAAGGAGGAGCGGGAGCGCATCCGCGGCAACCTGGAGCGCTACAAGCGCCTGCCGCCCGAGGAGCGTGAGCGGCTCAAGGGCAACCTGCGCGAGTTCCAGCGACTGACTCCGGAGGAGCGGAAGCTGATGCGCGAGCGCTTCGGTGAGTTCCGCAAGCTGGATCCGGAGCGCCGGGCGGAGCTGCGCAAGCGGATGCGGGAGTACATGCGCGCGCACCCGGAGCGGCGCGAGCAGATGATGGAGAACATGCGCCGCTGGCGGCAGCTGTCGCCCGAGCAGCGCCAGCAGCTGCGTGAGCGCATGCGCGAGAGGCGGCGCCCGTGAGGCGCGTTCTGGCCCTCTGGCTGGCCACCAGCCTGTATGCGGGCGCGGCCCTGGCGGGAGAACAGAAGCCCCCTGCCCCCCCTCCTCCCACCCGTGCCCCCGAGCCCGCGCCGGCACAGGGGGCGGACAAGCCCGAGCTGTCCGCGGAGGACCAGGAGGTGGTGGAGAACCTGGAGCTGCTCGAGAGCCTGGACGAGGCGGAGGACTTCGAGCTGCTGCTGGAGTTGTCCCGGGAGGAGTGAGGCCGAAGCGGACAGATTGCGCCCCCGCGCGCTGACCGGCCACAATGGCGGCCCCGGATGCGACTCTCCCTCTCACGCAAGCTCGGCCTGACGACCCTGGGCACGGCAGTGCTGCTCGTCGCGCTCTCCTTCGGTTACCTCCTTCCGGAGGTGGAGTGGGCCTTGGAGTCCCAAGCCCGCATCCAAGGACAGAAGACGGCCGCAAGCCTGGCCTCGACCCTGGCCGAGCTGGCCTCCACCCGTCAGCAGGCCGCGCTCCAGCGGGCCCTCGACGAGGTGGTCACCTCCCTCCAGCCCGCCTACATCCTCATCGTCGATCCCTCCGGAGAGCTCATCGCCAGCGCCGGCGCCCTGGCTCCGCGGATGGCGGACTCCCAGAAGCTCCTGGGCAGGAGCCAGGAGGCCCGGGCCCTCCAGTTGGAGGGGCGAGACGTCTTCAACGTCCCAGCCTCCATCAGAGGCGGCTCGGGCGGCACGCTCCACATGGGCTTCAACCTCTCGGTGGCGCGCACGGGGTATCGGTCCATCTCGTTGAAGTTCGGCCTGGTCATCTCCTTGAGCGTGCTGGCCTTCAGCCTCACCAACGCGCTGCTGAGCCGGCGCATCGTCTCTCCCCTGGTGCGGCTGACGGAGGCGGCCCGGCGCATCGCCGAGCACGGCGACCTGCGGGAGCAGGTGCGGGTGGACTCGGGGGACGAGGTGGGCCAGCTCTCCAGCGCGTTCGCGTCGATGGTGGGGCGGCTCAAGGACGTGCTGCACCAATTGCAGTCCTCCTCGGCGCTGCTGGCCGACGCGGTGCGCACGCTCAACACGTCCGCCGAGGCCCAGAGCCAGGCGGCCAACCGGCACGTCAACGCCCTGCGGGAGACGCAGGGCGTGGCCAGGGAGATCCGAGAGACCTCCCTGCTGGCCTCGCAGACGGCGGAGTCGGTGCTCCAGGTGGCGGAGCGGGCGGACACGCTGGGACAGACGGGCGAGGCGGCCATCGCGCAGAGCATCGAGGGGCTGATGGAGCTGCGCGCGGAGGTGCAGCAGATCGCCACGCAGATCGCCTCGCTGAACACGCGCACCCAGCAGATCGGCGGGATTACCCAGACGGTGAAGGGGTTGGCGGACCAGTCGAACATGCTGGCGGTCAACGCGGCCATCGAGTCGGTGCGCAGCGGCGAGCATGGCAAGGGCTTCGGCGTGGTGGCGCGGGAGATTCGCGGCCTGGCGGACCAGTCCATCCGGGCGACGTCGCAGGTGCGCGAGCTGCTCACGGACATCAGCGACGCCATCGCGGCCACGGTGCGCATCATCGAGCAGGGCACGCAGCGCATGGAGAGCGGGCTCGCGCAGACGCGCAAGTCCGGGGACAACATGCGGGCGCTGTCGACCATCGTCCGGGACAGCTCGGCATCGGTGCGGCACATCGCGCAGACGGTGAACCAGCAGACCTACGGCATCGAGCAGATCTTCTCGGCCATGAGCGAGCTGAACACGCTGATGGACGCCAGCGTGGCGCACCTCACGGTGACGCAGGACAAGGTGGCGGCGCTCGAGCGGCTGTCGGCGCACGTGACACGGGTGCTGAAGGACTACCGGGTTTGAGCACCGCTACCAGGATGCCAACAACTTGTCCTGGGATGGCTTAGACTGAGCAGCGTGGAGCCCGGACAGAACAAGCCCGTGGAGGTGCCCTCGCGGCGGTATGGCCGCTACCTGGTGCGCTCGCGGCTGGGCGAGGGCGGGATGGCGGAGGTCTTCCGGGCGGACGCGCTGGATGCCCGGGGCGAGCAGTTCCCGGTGGCCCTCAAGCTGATGCGCAAGGACGTGCCGCCCGAGGCGTTCGCCGACGAGGCGGACCTGATGGGGCTGCTGGACCACCCGAACCTGGTGCGCCTGCTGGAGACGGGACAGGCCTTCGGGCGGCCCTTCATCGCCATGGAGTTCCTCGTGGGAGGAGACCTGCGGCGGCTGATGCAGGCCCACGGGACGTTGAAGCGGCGCTTCCCGGTGGGCATCGCCGTGTACGTCTGTATCGAGGTGCTCCGAGCGCTCTCCTACTTCCACCAGGTGCGCACGCGCAGCGGTCGACCGCTGGAGCTGGTGCATGGGGACGTGAACCCCACCAACATCTTCTTCTCGGGCGATGGAGAGGTGAAGCTCGGGGACTTCGGGGTGGCGAAGGCACGCGGGGCGGACATCGGCCCGCAGGACGGCATCACCGCGGGCAAGCTGCACTACCTCTCGCCCGAGCAGACGCGTGGCGAGCCGCCCCTGCCCGCCACCGACCTGTTCGCGATGGGCATCGTGCTGCACGAGCTGGTGGTGGGCACCCACCCCTTCCTCCGCCCGGAGGAGCCGGATGAGCAGGCGGCGATGGCGGCCCTGCGCGCGGCGCGGCTGAGCCTGCCGGACACGGTGGACAAGCCCCTGGCCCAGGTGCTGCGAAGGGCGCTCGCGCCGGACACGGCGACCCGCTACCGAACGTCGGGCGAGTTCGCCGGGGCGCTCTTCACCTGGGCCCTGGACTCGGGCCTGCTCCCCACGCGCCAGCACGTACAGGCCTGGCTGCTGAAGACGCTGAGCTACGCCGGGCTGTAGGCCTGGCGCCTCACCAGACCTCGCAGCGCTTGGCGGCCGGCCGCACCATGGGCGCGCCTTCCTTGCATCCGAACGTGCGCTGGAATTCGGGCATGTTCGACAGCGGGCCGATGACCCGGTACTTCCCGGTGGGGTGCGGGTCGGACTGCACCATCAGGCGCTGTGTCTCGGGACGGATGGCATCGCCGCGGAACTGCCCCCAGGCGATGAAGAACTGCTGCTCGGGCGTGAAGCCATCCACGGTGGGCACCGGCTGCTGCTTCATCGCCTTCTGCAGCGCCACGTACGCGATCTTCGCGCCGGCCAGGTCGCCAATGCTCTCCCCGAGCACCAGCTTGCCGTTGTGGTGGATGCCCGGCTCGATGAAGTAGCCCTCGAACTGGTCCACCACGCACTGGCCGCGCTCCTCGAAGCGCTTGAGGTCCTGCTCCGTCCACCAGTTCTTCAACCGCCCCTGGGCGTCGAACTTGGCGCCCTGGTCATCGAACCCGTGGCTGATCTCGTGCCCGATGACGACGCCGATGGCGCCGTAGTTGACGGCATCGGTGGCCTCCATGCTGAAGGCGGGCGGCTGGAGGATGCCGGCCGGGAAGACGATCT
Encoded proteins:
- a CDS encoding anti-sigma factor family protein yields the protein MSCTFEEDLTAYIDGELPAARREELQVHLGTCAECQRTEALLRTTVARMAELPEPVLSTNTRRAVLAKVDALPPPLKERLLALLRPPVLVPSLGLAAALALVVYASRDTQGVDVPDAGTLELAANMELMEDYDVVGLDSFEDLEVVENLHELEVQ
- a CDS encoding DUF3106 domain-containing protein → MKRTGAIIAVVVALLAGTPGQAQETDKQRTAAERFEKLSPEQKEALRAKLREFKAMPKEERERIRGNLERYKRLPPEERERLKGNLREFQRLTPEERKLMRERFGEFRKLDPERRAELRKRMREYMRAHPERREQMMENMRRWRQLSPEQRQQLRERMRERRRP
- a CDS encoding methyl-accepting chemotaxis protein: MRLSLSRKLGLTTLGTAVLLVALSFGYLLPEVEWALESQARIQGQKTAASLASTLAELASTRQQAALQRALDEVVTSLQPAYILIVDPSGELIASAGALAPRMADSQKLLGRSQEARALQLEGRDVFNVPASIRGGSGGTLHMGFNLSVARTGYRSISLKFGLVISLSVLAFSLTNALLSRRIVSPLVRLTEAARRIAEHGDLREQVRVDSGDEVGQLSSAFASMVGRLKDVLHQLQSSSALLADAVRTLNTSAEAQSQAANRHVNALRETQGVAREIRETSLLASQTAESVLQVAERADTLGQTGEAAIAQSIEGLMELRAEVQQIATQIASLNTRTQQIGGITQTVKGLADQSNMLAVNAAIESVRSGEHGKGFGVVAREIRGLADQSIRATSQVRELLTDISDAIAATVRIIEQGTQRMESGLAQTRKSGDNMRALSTIVRDSSASVRHIAQTVNQQTYGIEQIFSAMSELNTLMDASVAHLTVTQDKVAALERLSAHVTRVLKDYRV
- a CDS encoding serine/threonine-protein kinase, translating into MEPGQNKPVEVPSRRYGRYLVRSRLGEGGMAEVFRADALDARGEQFPVALKLMRKDVPPEAFADEADLMGLLDHPNLVRLLETGQAFGRPFIAMEFLVGGDLRRLMQAHGTLKRRFPVGIAVYVCIEVLRALSYFHQVRTRSGRPLELVHGDVNPTNIFFSGDGEVKLGDFGVAKARGADIGPQDGITAGKLHYLSPEQTRGEPPLPATDLFAMGIVLHELVVGTHPFLRPEEPDEQAAMAALRAARLSLPDTVDKPLAQVLRRALAPDTATRYRTSGEFAGALFTWALDSGLLPTRQHVQAWLLKTLSYAGL